From a region of the Corallococcus coralloides DSM 2259 genome:
- a CDS encoding ABC transporter ATP-binding protein: protein MTRSHSDLLWPVERLPDALEQLAQRQGYGRAGGEIAPPAAAVEPSRVWMFALGDRLGVELEPITPLYHELPDVLERAAPCILQVRRDGVPSYLVLLGTRRGKLRLLARDATAVSVQTKTALALLREEQEATVAEVDQLLGGVEMSPRARERARSRMLLQRLGQAQLRTGWIMRPRRTASRRTLLGDIPSLAAGILVSHTLLSLVLAGSFWLLGRAALQAHLETGWFLGWIAVIACAIPLRMLEVWWQGVFSIRLGTLLKQQLLAGTLKLTPDEVRLDGIGRHFGRVAEAEVVEQLAVGGALLAVLSLVDLILAGGILVLGAGGWPQAMVLVLWVVVAFVLARRHYGVQRAWSSARVEITHDLLERMLGHRTRLAQLPLERWHDGEDIRLSSYSEISKVMDRRTMQLTALLRDGWLVLALLTLLPAFSSGTANPSALAVSVGGILLALRAFDEVAVYFQQVSQAAVSFEQIRDLLLAVGRPELESKVPLEMEGGKPTDAASGTLIEARGVTFRHDARTRPVLENCSFQIAQGDRILLEGPSGGGKSTLVSLLTGLRTPQGGVMLLHALDRATFGSSGWRKRITAAPQFHENHVLSGSFAYNLLLGREWPTSPELRTKAAALCKELGLDELIAKMPAGLEEMIGETGWQLSHGEKSRLYIARTLLQGVELVILDESFASLDPETMRVAQRCVLNHAKALVVVSHP from the coding sequence ATGACGCGCTCTCACTCCGACCTGTTGTGGCCGGTCGAGCGATTGCCCGACGCGCTGGAGCAGCTGGCGCAGAGGCAAGGCTATGGCAGGGCTGGGGGCGAGATTGCTCCGCCCGCGGCGGCCGTCGAGCCGAGCCGGGTCTGGATGTTCGCGCTCGGAGATCGACTCGGCGTGGAGCTCGAGCCGATCACGCCGCTCTACCACGAGCTGCCCGACGTCCTCGAACGCGCCGCGCCCTGCATCCTCCAGGTCCGGCGAGACGGCGTCCCGTCCTATCTGGTGCTGCTGGGGACGCGGCGCGGGAAGTTGCGCCTGCTCGCGCGCGACGCCACGGCGGTTTCGGTCCAGACGAAGACCGCGCTCGCGCTCCTGCGCGAAGAGCAGGAAGCCACCGTCGCCGAGGTGGACCAGCTGCTCGGCGGCGTGGAGATGTCGCCCCGTGCGCGCGAGCGCGCCCGCTCACGGATGCTGCTGCAGCGGCTCGGCCAGGCGCAGCTGCGCACCGGCTGGATCATGCGCCCCAGGCGCACCGCGAGCCGGCGGACGCTGCTCGGCGACATCCCGTCGCTCGCCGCCGGCATCCTCGTGAGCCACACGCTCCTCTCGCTGGTGCTGGCGGGCTCGTTCTGGTTGCTCGGCCGCGCCGCGCTCCAGGCCCACCTCGAGACCGGCTGGTTCCTGGGGTGGATCGCCGTGATCGCGTGCGCGATTCCGCTGCGCATGCTCGAGGTGTGGTGGCAGGGCGTGTTCTCGATCCGGCTCGGAACGCTGCTGAAGCAGCAGCTCCTTGCGGGAACCCTCAAGCTGACCCCCGACGAGGTGCGGCTCGACGGCATCGGCCGCCATTTCGGCCGCGTCGCCGAGGCCGAGGTCGTCGAGCAGCTTGCGGTCGGCGGCGCCCTGCTCGCGGTGTTGTCGCTCGTCGACTTGATCCTGGCGGGCGGCATCCTCGTGCTCGGGGCGGGAGGGTGGCCCCAGGCGATGGTGCTCGTCCTGTGGGTCGTGGTCGCGTTCGTCCTCGCGCGCCGCCACTACGGCGTCCAGCGGGCGTGGTCGAGCGCGCGCGTCGAGATCACCCACGACCTGCTCGAGCGCATGCTCGGCCATCGAACGCGGCTGGCGCAGCTTCCACTCGAGCGCTGGCATGATGGCGAAGACATCCGCTTGAGCTCCTACTCCGAGATCTCGAAGGTCATGGATCGCCGGACCATGCAGCTGACCGCGCTCCTGCGCGACGGCTGGTTGGTGCTCGCCCTGCTGACCTTGCTGCCGGCGTTCAGCAGCGGTACGGCCAATCCCAGCGCGCTGGCGGTGTCCGTGGGCGGCATCTTGCTCGCGCTGCGAGCCTTCGACGAGGTCGCCGTCTACTTCCAGCAGGTCTCCCAGGCGGCGGTGTCGTTCGAGCAGATCCGCGACTTGTTGCTCGCGGTGGGCCGCCCCGAGCTCGAATCGAAAGTCCCTCTCGAAATGGAGGGAGGCAAGCCCACCGACGCCGCCAGCGGAACCCTCATCGAGGCGCGGGGCGTGACCTTCCGGCACGACGCGCGCACCCGGCCGGTGCTCGAGAACTGCTCGTTCCAGATCGCGCAGGGCGACCGCATCCTGCTGGAGGGCCCATCGGGCGGTGGCAAGTCGACGCTGGTGTCGCTGTTGACGGGCCTGAGGACGCCGCAGGGCGGTGTGATGCTGCTGCACGCGTTGGACCGCGCGACGTTCGGCTCCTCGGGCTGGCGCAAGCGCATCACCGCCGCGCCGCAGTTCCACGAGAACCACGTCCTGTCCGGCAGCTTCGCGTACAATCTCCTGCTCGGGCGCGAGTGGCCGACCTCGCCCGAGCTGCGGACCAAGGCCGCCGCGCTGTGCAAGGAGCTCGGGCTGGACGAGCTGATCGCCAAGATGCCCGCCGGCCTCGAGGAGATGATCGGCGAGACCGGCTGGCAACTCTCGCACGGCGAGAAGAGCCGGCTCTACATCGCGCGCACGCTGCTGCAGGGGGTCGAGCTGGTCATCCTCGACGAGAGCTTCGCCTCCCTCGACCCCGAGACCATGCGGGTCGCGCAGCGCTGCGTCCTCAACCACGCGAAAGCCCTCGTGGTCGTCAGCCACCCATGA
- a CDS encoding TolC family protein — MRLRFTLALLATICSGCELIRPVVVEPPLAPSSYSTAVELRTEPPPPSSAPEGGVPSPQPSKEGVPAQPAEPVAQDAVWWTAFADPALDTAIQECFSDNLALRDARELIYENQLDPAVPQGWWYPLQVGILNPAGLSHVVANVPPAPPTRTEYSVATVGVGVAYQVDLFGALDAQRRAGLNFAEQQRQLTEARVQDLAVRITQIWFDILEARALRDLTLRQIAYNKELLQLIRARFEQHLTPRLVVLQQEQLLVNLESQVPLIATRNALLNSELKALLGRVPSPADDVIPLDRQLPDLPPPPKLGTPGDLNENTPEMRLAELRVAEVEHRINANLASWLPTIQLVGNVGVSKYGLKEPVLGDSVVGVNLTWALFDGRRVTEYMRLPIQLQRRHVQYQLALNTAIGRVQDAVVQEENEATSLRSLRTQVQLGRQLLDEARRIFEQGQSDYLTVLTALTNLVGLERASLQAQRLLLNHRVEVYRSLGGTWSRDVTLERE; from the coding sequence ATGAGACTTCGATTCACGCTCGCCCTCCTCGCGACGATCTGCTCCGGTTGCGAGCTGATCCGTCCCGTCGTCGTCGAACCGCCTCTGGCGCCGAGCAGCTACTCGACCGCCGTCGAGCTGCGCACCGAGCCGCCCCCACCGTCCAGCGCACCCGAGGGCGGGGTTCCAAGCCCGCAGCCGTCGAAGGAGGGCGTGCCCGCGCAGCCAGCCGAGCCCGTCGCCCAGGACGCAGTCTGGTGGACGGCGTTCGCCGATCCGGCTCTCGACACGGCCATCCAGGAGTGCTTCAGCGACAACCTGGCCCTGCGCGACGCGCGGGAGCTGATCTACGAGAACCAGCTCGACCCCGCCGTGCCGCAAGGTTGGTGGTACCCGCTCCAGGTCGGCATCCTGAACCCGGCGGGGCTGAGTCATGTCGTTGCCAACGTTCCGCCCGCGCCGCCAACCCGGACCGAGTACAGCGTCGCCACCGTCGGTGTCGGCGTGGCCTACCAGGTCGACCTGTTTGGAGCCCTCGATGCGCAGCGGCGCGCGGGATTGAACTTCGCCGAGCAGCAGCGGCAGCTCACCGAGGCCCGCGTCCAGGACCTCGCGGTGCGGATCACCCAGATCTGGTTCGACATCCTCGAGGCCCGCGCGCTCCGGGACCTCACGCTGCGCCAGATCGCCTACAACAAGGAGCTGCTCCAGCTGATTCGAGCGCGGTTCGAGCAGCACCTCACGCCCCGGCTCGTGGTGCTGCAGCAGGAGCAGCTGCTGGTGAACCTCGAATCGCAGGTGCCGCTGATCGCCACCCGGAACGCGCTCTTGAATTCGGAGCTGAAGGCGCTGCTGGGCCGGGTACCCAGCCCCGCCGACGACGTCATTCCACTCGATCGACAGCTTCCCGATCTCCCGCCCCCACCGAAACTCGGAACGCCGGGCGACCTGAACGAGAACACGCCCGAGATGCGGCTCGCGGAGCTGCGCGTCGCCGAGGTCGAGCACCGCATCAACGCGAACCTGGCGAGCTGGCTTCCGACGATCCAACTGGTGGGCAACGTGGGCGTTTCGAAGTACGGCCTCAAGGAGCCGGTCCTGGGCGATTCCGTCGTCGGGGTGAACCTGACGTGGGCCCTGTTCGATGGAAGGCGGGTCACCGAGTACATGCGACTGCCGATCCAGCTCCAGCGTCGCCACGTCCAATACCAGCTCGCGCTGAACACCGCGATCGGACGGGTGCAGGATGCCGTGGTCCAGGAGGAGAACGAGGCGACGAGCCTGCGCAGCCTGCGTACGCAGGTCCAGCTCGGGCGGCAGCTCCTGGACGAGGCGAGGCGGATCTTCGAGCAGGGGCAATCGGACTATCTGACGGTGCTCACCGCCCTGACGAATCTGGTCGGGCTCGAGCGCGCAAGTCTGCAAGCGCAACGGCTGTTGCTCAACCATCGCGTCGAGGTCTATCGCTCGCTCGGCGGCACCTGGTCGCGCGACGTCACACTGGAGCGGGAGTGA
- a CDS encoding phosphotransferase enzyme family protein has protein sequence MHPELVRRFHKPIRDEAARRYGLSPEQLTELAAFENFVYEAENDDGEGLILRISHSTRRTIDYTLGEVEFVRYLAAARIPIASPVLSDSGQFVERIEDREPGSYFVATAFERAPGIVFDDAPPLKERYWKPPLFRDMGRLFARLHNRAQTYAPSSPRLKRQEWHEYDVVDIDRFAPPEEKLVRERTAAIIARLNQLPRTPESYGLIHADLHMHNFCFAEGKITAFDFDNCEYAWFVKDIAVLLFYIARGEEREARDEAVAAFLGPFLEGYRELRPMEREWLAAVPDLLALQRSMNYALFHQYRDPAVLDESTLDRWGRFRRDIEADTPVLQIDFTSF, from the coding sequence ATGCATCCAGAGCTCGTCCGCCGCTTCCACAAACCGATTCGCGATGAGGCTGCGCGCCGGTATGGCCTGTCGCCCGAGCAGCTCACCGAGCTCGCGGCCTTCGAGAACTTCGTCTACGAGGCGGAGAACGACGACGGCGAGGGCCTGATCCTGCGCATCTCGCACAGTACGCGGCGAACGATCGACTACACGCTGGGTGAGGTCGAGTTCGTTCGCTATCTGGCCGCCGCGCGCATCCCCATCGCCTCGCCGGTCCTCTCCGATTCGGGGCAGTTCGTGGAGCGGATCGAAGACCGCGAGCCCGGCAGCTACTTCGTCGCCACCGCGTTCGAGCGCGCGCCGGGCATCGTCTTCGACGACGCGCCTCCGCTCAAGGAGCGCTACTGGAAGCCCCCCCTGTTCCGCGACATGGGCCGGCTGTTCGCGCGGCTCCACAACCGCGCCCAGACCTACGCGCCTTCGAGCCCCAGGCTCAAGCGCCAGGAGTGGCATGAGTACGATGTGGTCGACATCGACCGGTTCGCGCCTCCCGAGGAGAAGCTCGTTCGCGAGCGCACCGCGGCGATCATCGCGCGATTGAACCAGCTACCGCGAACACCGGAGAGCTACGGGCTGATCCACGCCGATCTCCACATGCACAACTTCTGCTTCGCCGAAGGGAAGATCACCGCGTTCGACTTCGACAACTGCGAGTACGCGTGGTTCGTCAAGGACATCGCGGTCCTCCTCTTCTACATCGCGCGAGGCGAGGAGCGAGAGGCGCGCGACGAAGCGGTCGCTGCGTTCCTGGGGCCGTTCCTCGAAGGGTATCGGGAGCTCCGACCGATGGAGCGCGAGTGGCTCGCGGCCGTGCCGGACCTGCTCGCGCTCCAGCGCTCGATGAATTACGCGCTGTTCCACCAGTATCGCGACCCGGCCGTGCTCGACGAGAGCACGCTCGACCGGTGGGGGCGGTTCCGGCGCGACATCGAAGCGGACACCCCCGTCCTGCAGATTGATTTCACGAGCTTCTAG
- a CDS encoding CBS domain-containing protein, with translation MPTFVREFMLGDIAVLDPWTPLREAAARMARSGHGFIVIADAKRIRGLVTLRRLILGAELAAQGYPLHGVGDLASSHFILAREDEPLARLAPRMARAGVRLAVVVGEDGQVSGVITNLELARAERRRQRRLQAVDLSSEGSFPASDPPSWTGTMAG, from the coding sequence ATGCCTACGTTCGTTCGCGAGTTCATGCTCGGCGACATCGCCGTGCTCGATCCTTGGACGCCGCTGCGCGAGGCGGCGGCACGCATGGCCCGCTCGGGCCACGGCTTCATCGTCATCGCGGACGCGAAGCGGATCCGCGGACTGGTGACGCTGCGCCGGCTCATCCTGGGCGCCGAGCTCGCGGCCCAGGGATACCCTCTCCATGGCGTCGGGGACCTGGCCAGCAGCCACTTCATCCTCGCACGCGAGGACGAGCCCCTCGCGCGGCTTGCTCCGCGCATGGCTCGCGCCGGCGTCCGGCTCGCCGTGGTGGTAGGCGAGGACGGGCAGGTATCCGGCGTCATCACGAACCTGGAGCTCGCGCGCGCGGAGCGGCGCCGGCAGCGACGTCTCCAGGCCGTGGACCTCTCCTCCGAGGGATCGTTCCCGGCGAGTGACCCGCCCTCGTGGACCGGCACGATGGCCGGCTGA
- the rnk gene encoding nucleoside diphosphate kinase regulator, which translates to MSRNPRILISPSDLDSLQRLLDQQDAGRDALFAERLDQELARAEVVEPLPPGVVAMNSTVVFEDETGMRRQLKLCYPREARTGADCVSVLAPIGSALLGLSEGQRIEWEVPGGKRRLHVLAVSAPPGLAEQPAA; encoded by the coding sequence ATGAGCCGCAATCCCCGAATCCTCATCAGCCCCTCGGACCTCGACTCCCTCCAGCGCCTCCTCGACCAGCAGGATGCCGGGCGCGACGCGCTCTTCGCCGAGCGCCTCGACCAGGAGCTTGCCCGCGCGGAGGTGGTGGAGCCGCTGCCCCCCGGCGTCGTGGCGATGAACAGCACCGTGGTCTTCGAGGACGAGACGGGCATGCGCCGTCAGCTCAAGCTCTGCTACCCGCGGGAGGCGCGCACCGGGGCGGACTGCGTCTCCGTCCTCGCGCCCATCGGCAGCGCGCTGCTCGGACTCTCCGAGGGGCAGCGCATCGAGTGGGAGGTCCCGGGAGGGAAGCGGCGGCTGCACGTCCTCGCCGTGTCCGCTCCGCCCGGACTGGCCGAGCAACCCGCGGCCTGA
- a CDS encoding sensor histidine kinase has product MATSLPPGNAPSGRMLALAFTAVVCSFVAASFVVQRASAQIGDLSEGIIFNSGPSIEHLAQVRRAVLEAELSLERYLREPGNRREAERTLEADLARLKDAARAYLDLPPVPGEEPLRLDIQASWLQFEQRVQKARSLADAPRNANAAAALGRDIVVARQQFLESVTRAIEHDAIYGRTLAGNILETRQNTRRLATALNVVCGTVAVLMAWLLHRQARTRRALFDAHARFLRERAAELEHFAGRVAHDIRNPLSAARMASELAIRRSDEGPVAQSIRRIIRSLQRADAITGALLEFARSGAKPDPGARTAPSEAIADTMDGFAAEAEHARIEFHVEPIPEVLVACGSGVYLSLLGNLLRNAVKYMGDATTRRITVRVTTGRGTFVRTEVIDTGPGIAPELLPSLFEPYFRGATDGAEGLGLGLATVKRLAEGHGGRVGVTSEPGRGSTFWFELPRAGPAWELGVDDGELAAGTPERDVTHLQ; this is encoded by the coding sequence ATGGCCACTTCGCTCCCGCCCGGGAATGCTCCCTCCGGAAGGATGCTCGCGCTCGCCTTCACGGCCGTGGTGTGCAGCTTCGTCGCGGCGAGCTTCGTGGTGCAGCGCGCCTCCGCGCAGATCGGCGATCTCTCCGAGGGCATCATCTTCAATTCGGGGCCGAGCATCGAGCACCTGGCGCAGGTTCGAAGGGCCGTGCTCGAAGCGGAGCTGAGCCTCGAACGCTATCTTCGCGAGCCCGGGAACAGGCGAGAGGCGGAGCGGACGCTGGAGGCGGACCTGGCGCGCTTGAAGGACGCGGCGCGCGCATATCTGGACCTTCCACCGGTCCCCGGCGAGGAGCCGCTGCGCCTGGACATCCAGGCCTCCTGGCTCCAATTCGAGCAGCGGGTCCAGAAGGCGCGCTCCCTGGCGGATGCCCCACGGAACGCCAATGCGGCCGCGGCGCTCGGCAGGGACATCGTGGTGGCGCGCCAGCAGTTCCTTGAATCCGTCACCCGCGCCATCGAGCACGATGCCATCTATGGACGGACGCTCGCGGGGAACATCCTGGAGACGCGCCAGAACACCCGCAGGCTCGCCACCGCCCTCAACGTCGTCTGCGGCACGGTCGCCGTCCTCATGGCGTGGTTGCTCCATCGTCAGGCGCGCACGCGACGAGCGCTCTTCGATGCACACGCCCGGTTCCTGCGCGAACGGGCCGCGGAGCTGGAGCACTTCGCGGGCCGCGTCGCCCACGACATCCGGAACCCGCTCTCCGCGGCGCGCATGGCCTCCGAGCTGGCCATCCGCCGGAGCGACGAGGGCCCGGTGGCGCAGTCCATCCGCCGCATCATCCGGAGCCTCCAGCGGGCGGACGCCATCACCGGCGCGCTGCTCGAGTTCGCACGGTCCGGGGCGAAGCCAGACCCGGGAGCCCGGACCGCCCCCAGCGAGGCCATCGCCGACACGATGGACGGCTTCGCGGCTGAAGCGGAGCACGCCCGGATCGAGTTCCACGTCGAGCCGATCCCAGAGGTCCTCGTCGCGTGTGGCTCCGGCGTCTACCTGAGCCTGCTCGGCAACCTGCTCCGCAATGCAGTGAAGTACATGGGCGACGCCACGACCCGGCGCATCACCGTCCGGGTGACCACCGGCAGGGGCACCTTCGTCCGCACCGAGGTCATCGACACCGGCCCTGGGATTGCCCCGGAGCTGCTGCCCTCCTTGTTCGAGCCCTACTTCCGGGGCGCGACCGATGGCGCCGAAGGGCTTGGCCTGGGGCTCGCCACCGTGAAGCGGCTGGCGGAGGGCCACGGGGGGCGCGTCGGCGTCACGTCCGAGCCTGGGAGGGGCAGCACGTTCTGGTTCGAGCTGCCGCGAGCGGGCCCCGCCTGGGAGCTCGGCGTGGATGACGGCGAGCTCGCGGCGGGCACCCCCGAGCGAGACGTCACGCATCTCCAATAG
- a CDS encoding GNAT family N-acetyltransferase: protein MPPTTFRNARLTDLPTIIQLLANDDIARSRTGYAEEVTPAVDAAFKEITADPNNEIIVGEQDGQVIATLQVTYIPGLGRGGIRRALVEEVRVRSDLRGQRIGEALMNEAMERARARGCALVQLTTDKRRHEAQRFYARLGFVASHEGMKRPL from the coding sequence ATGCCTCCCACCACCTTCCGCAACGCCCGCCTCACCGACCTGCCCACCATCATCCAGTTGCTCGCGAATGACGACATCGCGCGCTCGCGCACCGGCTACGCCGAGGAGGTCACTCCCGCCGTCGATGCCGCGTTCAAGGAGATCACCGCCGACCCGAACAACGAGATCATCGTCGGCGAGCAGGACGGGCAGGTCATCGCCACGCTTCAAGTCACGTACATCCCGGGCCTGGGCCGCGGCGGGATCCGGCGGGCGCTGGTGGAGGAGGTGCGCGTGCGCTCGGACCTGCGTGGGCAGCGCATTGGTGAGGCGCTGATGAACGAGGCGATGGAGCGCGCTCGGGCCCGGGGCTGCGCCCTGGTCCAGCTCACCACCGACAAGCGCCGCCACGAAGCCCAGCGCTTCTACGCGCGGCTGGGATTCGTGGCGAGCCACGAGGGCATGAAGCGCCCCCTCTGA
- a CDS encoding VOC family protein, whose protein sequence is MGSKIFVNLPVESLDRAVGFFTKLGYSFNPQFTDANATCMVISEDIYVMLLVKPFFKTFTQKEVADATKTTEVIIALSQENRAAVDALMEKALAAGAKETKDKTDMGFMYQRSFSDLDGHQWEPFWMDPAAAQPQQ, encoded by the coding sequence ATGGGCAGCAAGATCTTCGTCAACCTCCCCGTCGAGTCGCTGGACCGCGCGGTCGGCTTCTTCACGAAGCTGGGCTACTCGTTCAACCCCCAGTTCACCGACGCCAACGCCACCTGCATGGTCATCAGCGAGGACATCTACGTGATGCTGCTGGTGAAGCCCTTCTTCAAGACGTTCACCCAGAAGGAGGTCGCGGACGCCACGAAGACGACGGAGGTGATCATCGCCCTGTCCCAGGAGAACCGCGCCGCCGTGGACGCGCTGATGGAGAAGGCGCTGGCGGCGGGAGCGAAGGAGACCAAGGACAAGACGGACATGGGCTTCATGTACCAGCGCAGCTTCTCGGACCTGGACGGCCACCAGTGGGAGCCGTTCTGGATGGACCCGGCCGCCGCGCAGCCGCAGCAGTGA
- a CDS encoding FAD-binding oxidoreductase — protein MTVDVERALAEVLPAEAVITDPDVLAAHRRDQAEWASSGMPRVLVRPASTSEVQAVLRVATALRVPVVPRGAGSGLSGGANASDGCIVLSLMRMNRILEVDRRGMLAVVQPGALNGAVKAAAAEQGLWYAPDPASWEFSSIGGNLATNAGGLCCVKYGVTGDAVLGLEAVLADGTVVRTGGRTVKNVAGYDLTRLFIGSEGTLGVLTEATLRLRPRPPKATTLVAAFPTLVSAGTAVCDIMERSRPSVLELMDRTTVRAVESWKPMGLDVTAEALLIARSDAGGVQGEEELALMVAACERAGATSVMSTADEAEGELLMGARRFAFPALEQRGATLLDDVGVPVVRIPELLAAVERIAQKHGVLIGTFGHAGDGNMHPTVVFDRKDPEAQARAKDAFDDILHAALALGGTITGEHGVGSLKRGFLGAQLGPETLRLHLAIKGALDPLGLLNPGKVL, from the coding sequence ATGACGGTCGACGTGGAGCGAGCGCTGGCGGAGGTTTTGCCAGCGGAGGCGGTCATCACGGATCCGGACGTGCTCGCGGCGCACCGGCGCGACCAGGCGGAGTGGGCGTCCTCGGGCATGCCGAGGGTGCTGGTGCGGCCCGCATCCACATCCGAAGTACAGGCCGTGCTCCGGGTGGCCACGGCGCTGCGCGTGCCAGTGGTGCCCCGTGGCGCGGGCTCGGGACTGTCGGGCGGCGCGAACGCGAGCGACGGCTGCATCGTCCTGTCGCTCATGCGGATGAACCGCATCCTGGAGGTGGACCGGCGCGGCATGCTGGCCGTCGTCCAGCCCGGCGCGCTCAACGGCGCGGTGAAGGCCGCCGCCGCGGAGCAGGGCCTCTGGTACGCGCCGGATCCCGCGAGCTGGGAGTTCTCCTCCATCGGAGGCAACCTGGCCACCAACGCGGGAGGCCTGTGCTGCGTGAAGTACGGCGTGACGGGCGACGCGGTGCTGGGGCTGGAGGCGGTGCTCGCGGACGGCACCGTGGTGCGCACCGGCGGACGGACGGTGAAGAACGTGGCGGGCTATGACCTGACGCGGCTCTTCATCGGCTCGGAGGGCACGCTGGGCGTCCTCACCGAGGCGACGCTGCGGCTGCGTCCCCGGCCACCGAAGGCGACGACGCTGGTGGCCGCGTTCCCGACGCTCGTGAGCGCGGGCACGGCCGTCTGCGACATCATGGAGCGTTCACGCCCGTCCGTGCTGGAGCTGATGGACCGCACCACCGTGCGCGCCGTCGAGTCCTGGAAGCCCATGGGGCTGGACGTCACCGCGGAGGCCCTGCTCATCGCGCGCTCCGACGCGGGCGGAGTGCAGGGCGAAGAGGAGCTGGCGTTGATGGTCGCGGCCTGTGAGCGGGCCGGGGCGACCTCCGTGATGAGCACCGCGGACGAGGCCGAGGGCGAGCTGCTCATGGGCGCCCGGCGCTTCGCCTTCCCGGCGCTGGAGCAGCGCGGTGCCACGCTTCTGGACGACGTGGGCGTGCCCGTCGTGCGCATCCCGGAGCTGCTCGCGGCGGTGGAGCGCATCGCCCAGAAGCATGGGGTGCTCATCGGGACGTTCGGGCACGCGGGCGACGGGAACATGCACCCCACCGTCGTCTTCGACCGGAAGGATCCGGAGGCGCAGGCCCGGGCGAAGGACGCGTTCGACGACATCCTGCACGCGGCACTGGCCCTCGGAGGCACCATCACGGGAGAGCACGGCGTGGGGTCCCTCAAGCGTGGCTTCCTGGGCGCGCAGCTGGGCCCTGAGACGCTGCGCCTGCACCTGGCGATCAAGGGCGCGCTCGACCCGCTGGGCCTGCTCAACCCCGGCAAGGTGCTGTGA
- a CDS encoding dienelactone hydrolase family protein produces the protein MSSTMPLHAEFLDYADGETPCEGYVAHDSSHEGPRPCVLIAHAWDGQNAIIRAMAERFAAQGYVGFALDVYGKGVRGDVTGENSHLMGPFLEDRALLRRRMRAALEAARRHPRVDPERVAVLGYCFGGLCALDLARAAPEGLRGAVSVHGMLHPPRLGPQPPISASILLLHGWEDPTAKPDAVLGIARELTEAGADWQLQAYGHAMHAFTFPGAQRPEAGIQYHPVAAGRADAALRTFLAQVLGEPASAPRQAGASGNG, from the coding sequence GTGAGCTCCACCATGCCCCTCCATGCCGAGTTCCTCGACTACGCCGATGGGGAGACCCCCTGTGAAGGGTACGTCGCCCACGACTCTTCCCACGAGGGCCCGCGCCCCTGTGTCCTGATTGCCCATGCGTGGGACGGGCAGAACGCCATCATCCGCGCGATGGCCGAGCGGTTCGCGGCACAGGGCTACGTGGGCTTCGCCCTGGATGTGTATGGCAAGGGCGTGCGGGGAGACGTGACGGGGGAAAACTCTCACCTCATGGGGCCCTTCCTGGAAGACCGGGCGCTGCTCCGCCGGCGCATGCGAGCGGCGCTGGAGGCCGCGAGGCGCCATCCTCGCGTGGACCCGGAGCGCGTCGCGGTGCTGGGCTACTGCTTCGGGGGGCTCTGCGCGCTCGACCTGGCCCGCGCGGCTCCCGAGGGCTTGAGGGGCGCCGTGAGCGTTCACGGGATGCTCCACCCGCCACGGTTGGGTCCCCAGCCGCCCATCTCCGCGAGCATCCTCCTGCTGCACGGATGGGAGGATCCGACCGCGAAGCCGGACGCGGTGCTGGGCATCGCGCGGGAGCTGACCGAGGCGGGCGCGGACTGGCAGCTCCAGGCCTACGGCCACGCGATGCATGCCTTCACCTTCCCCGGCGCCCAGAGGCCCGAAGCGGGCATCCAATACCACCCGGTCGCCGCCGGACGCGCGGACGCCGCCTTGCGGACCTTCCTGGCGCAGGTCCTGGGTGAACCGGCTTCGGCTCCGAGGCAAGCTGGGGCGTCAGGGAACGGATGA